Proteins found in one Brachyspira murdochii DSM 12563 genomic segment:
- a CDS encoding M20 metallopeptidase family protein: MLKYDSKEILDYIIKCRRHLHSIPEIGNYLPKTKEFVINELNNFKNIKYTENKKDSGIIAYITGENNTKTAALRADMDALPIKEETNFEYKSCNGNMHACGHDAHTAILLGACKILNDNADKIKGNIKFLFQTGEETGSGAKIMIEENALKDVEAIFGVHVGSFAPEAPNGVFVIQEGPILASTDKIVIKIKGKGTHGAYPHVGSDPIVMAAEIINALQTIITREIEASETVILSLCKINGGSAFNIIPDSVEIEGTIRTFSNDVREFFIKRIEEKSKLIAQSMRGEAEINIIEYSCVTYNDKEITESIKNEALKIFSKDAVWNKYYKPSLAGEDFSYYTKEIKGCFALFSTVTDKKIPNHNSKFEIEENKLNMPSELMANWAYNFLNS, translated from the coding sequence ATGCTTAAATACGATTCTAAAGAAATACTGGATTATATAATAAAATGCAGAAGACATCTTCACAGCATACCAGAAATAGGAAATTATCTTCCTAAAACAAAAGAGTTTGTAATAAATGAGCTCAATAACTTTAAAAATATTAAATACACAGAAAATAAAAAAGACTCTGGAATAATAGCCTATATAACAGGTGAAAATAATACAAAAACAGCAGCATTGCGTGCTGATATGGACGCTTTACCTATAAAAGAAGAAACAAATTTTGAATACAAATCCTGCAATGGTAATATGCATGCATGCGGACATGATGCTCATACCGCTATTCTTTTAGGTGCTTGTAAAATACTTAATGATAATGCAGATAAAATTAAAGGAAATATTAAATTTTTGTTTCAGACGGGGGAAGAGACTGGAAGCGGTGCTAAAATAATGATAGAAGAAAATGCCCTCAAAGATGTAGAAGCAATATTCGGAGTGCATGTAGGAAGTTTTGCACCAGAAGCTCCTAATGGTGTTTTTGTTATACAGGAAGGTCCAATACTCGCATCTACCGATAAAATAGTTATAAAAATAAAAGGAAAAGGGACACATGGGGCTTATCCTCATGTGGGAAGTGATCCTATAGTTATGGCAGCTGAAATAATAAATGCCCTTCAGACAATAATTACCAGAGAAATAGAGGCAAGCGAAACTGTTATATTATCTCTTTGTAAGATTAACGGAGGAAGTGCATTCAATATTATACCCGATTCTGTAGAAATAGAAGGAACTATAAGAACTTTCAGCAATGATGTACGTGAGTTTTTTATAAAAAGAATAGAAGAAAAATCAAAACTTATAGCACAGTCAATGCGTGGTGAAGCCGAAATAAATATAATAGAATATTCCTGCGTTACATATAATGACAAAGAAATAACAGAAAGCATAAAAAATGAAGCTTTAAAAATATTTTCAAAAGATGCTGTATGGAATAAATATTATAAACCTAGTTTGGCTGGAGAAGATTTTTCTTACTATACAAAAGAAATTAAAGGCTGTTTTGCATTATTTTCAACTGTTACTGATAAAAAAATACCAAATCATAACAGTAAATTTGAGATAGAAGAAAACAAACTCAATATGCCTTCAGAACTTATGGCAAATTGGGCTTACAACTTTTTAAATAGCTGA
- a CDS encoding glycosyltransferase codes for MKIKELVSILVPVYNIEKEIEKNINILIDKVSPFLMNFEIIISDDGSSDNSKKEIKKLCSNFQKNNKNPNLKNIIGIYAIENQGKGHALKRACEVSNGEYIIFCDGDMEIDPSQLENFFVIMQKENADVVIGSKRHKDSVVNYSNIRKLISFIYFMFVKIFFHLPIQDTQTGLKLFKRDAIINIFPRILVKAFAYDLEVLAACNSNGKKIVSAPVIVNPNRHFGFIKFSVLWRTFIDTLAIFYRLNIVHFYRDLFSELKEKPLVSIIIPLKKINDYIKEETEYLLEQIYTNFEVIILPDKYTDDEINIELFKDKRIKIIETGEFPPAIKRAMGVKKSNGSILAFLDDDTYPEKDWLLNALRAMESKKVYALGGPAVNTNKDNFSKQISGLIYSSTLMSGKHKARYIPDKVQYVNDYPSCNFIITRELYDKVGGFDSEYWPGEDTILCNNIMKANEKILYTPEALVYHHRRDLFFGHFKQLKNYAWHRGYFVKRFGGNSLSLSYFIPSVFLLYTIFVPFALYFDLPKVLNTYISAINKNIFLALLLFPHSFYLLCLIGSWISTLSPIKGFCKAIGIFLSHLTYGFFFIKGFISGFIKK; via the coding sequence ATGAAGATAAAAGAATTAGTCTCTATATTAGTACCAGTATATAATATAGAAAAAGAAATAGAAAAAAATATTAATATACTTATAGATAAAGTTTCTCCCTTTTTAATGAACTTTGAAATAATTATTTCCGATGACGGAAGCAGTGATAATTCTAAAAAAGAAATAAAAAAATTATGCTCCAACTTCCAAAAAAATAATAAAAACCCAAACTTAAAAAATATAATAGGCATTTATGCTATAGAAAATCAGGGAAAAGGACATGCTTTAAAAAGAGCATGCGAAGTTTCTAATGGAGAGTATATAATATTTTGCGACGGCGATATGGAAATAGATCCATCGCAGCTTGAAAATTTTTTTGTGATTATGCAAAAAGAAAATGCTGATGTTGTTATAGGCTCTAAAAGACATAAAGATTCTGTAGTTAATTATTCTAATATAAGAAAATTAATATCTTTTATATATTTTATGTTTGTTAAAATATTTTTTCATCTTCCTATACAGGATACTCAGACTGGATTAAAACTTTTCAAAAGAGATGCTATTATAAATATTTTCCCTAGAATATTGGTAAAGGCTTTTGCTTATGATTTGGAAGTTTTAGCTGCATGCAATTCAAACGGTAAAAAAATAGTATCGGCACCTGTTATAGTTAATCCAAACAGGCATTTCGGATTTATTAAATTTTCAGTATTATGGAGAACTTTTATTGATACTTTGGCAATATTTTATAGGCTTAATATTGTTCATTTTTACAGAGATTTATTTTCTGAGCTTAAAGAAAAACCTCTTGTAAGTATTATAATACCTCTAAAAAAAATTAATGACTATATAAAGGAAGAAACAGAGTATTTACTTGAACAAATATATACCAACTTTGAAGTGATAATACTTCCAGATAAATATACTGATGATGAAATTAATATAGAATTATTTAAAGACAAAAGAATTAAAATAATAGAAACAGGAGAGTTTCCGCCTGCTATAAAAAGAGCAATGGGAGTAAAAAAATCAAATGGAAGTATATTGGCATTTTTAGATGATGATACATACCCAGAAAAAGATTGGCTTTTAAATGCATTAAGGGCAATGGAGAGTAAAAAAGTTTATGCTCTTGGCGGACCTGCTGTTAATACCAATAAAGATAATTTTTCAAAACAGATAAGCGGACTTATTTACAGTTCAACACTTATGAGCGGAAAGCATAAGGCTAGATATATACCAGATAAGGTTCAGTATGTTAATGATTATCCAAGCTGCAATTTTATTATCACAAGAGAGCTTTATGATAAGGTAGGAGGCTTTGACAGTGAGTATTGGCCTGGTGAGGATACCATACTTTGCAATAATATTATGAAAGCGAATGAAAAAATATTATATACTCCAGAGGCATTGGTTTATCATCATAGAAGAGATTTATTTTTTGGACATTTCAAGCAGTTAAAAAATTATGCTTGGCATAGAGGGTATTTTGTAAAAAGGTTTGGAGGCAATTCTTTGAGTTTGTCTTATTTTATACCTTCAGTATTTTTACTATACACTATATTTGTACCTTTTGCCTTATATTTTGATTTGCCTAAAGTTTTAAATACTTATATATCAGCAATTAATAAAAACATATTTTTAGCTTTACTGCTTTTTCCTCATAGTTTTTACCTGCTATGTTTGATAGGCAGCTGGATTAGTACATTATCTCCTATAAAAGGTTTTTGTAAGGCTATAGGTATATTTTTATCGCATTTAACTTATGGATTTTTCTTTATAAAAGGTTTTATATCAGGTTTTATAAAAAAATAA
- a CDS encoding 4Fe-4S single cluster domain-containing protein, which yields MLLNINSIRECSKSEGIGKRFAIWTQGCMKRCRNCCNTHMQPIIKKHIIDCDDIIEQIKYSKENYHIEGITLLGGEPILQSKGLAYIAKWCRENNLSVILFSGYTLEEINASNFDRALELLKYTDVLIDGEYIDELYDEERGFIGSSNQKIYFFTDVYTQKDFDNYKGYISLELIIDNNTIKINGWPSNFK from the coding sequence ATGTTATTAAATATCAATAGTATAAGAGAATGTAGCAAATCTGAAGGTATAGGTAAAAGATTTGCAATATGGACACAAGGCTGCATGAAAAGATGCAGAAACTGCTGTAATACTCATATGCAGCCTATTATAAAAAAACATATAATAGATTGCGATGATATTATAGAACAGATAAAATACAGCAAAGAAAATTATCATATAGAGGGTATTACTTTGCTTGGAGGAGAGCCTATACTTCAGTCTAAAGGACTTGCCTATATAGCCAAATGGTGCAGAGAAAATAATTTATCTGTAATACTTTTCAGCGGATATACTTTAGAAGAAATTAATGCTTCAAACTTTGACAGAGCTTTAGAATTATTAAAATACACTGATGTATTGATAGATGGTGAGTATATTGATGAGCTTTATGATGAAGAAAGAGGTTTTATAGGTTCATCTAATCAGAAAATATATTTTTTTACTGATGTTTATACTCAAAAAGATTTTGATAATTATAAAGGATATATTTCTTTGGAGCTTATTATAGATAATAATACTATAAAAATAAATGGCTGGCCTTCCAATTTTAAATAA
- a CDS encoding AAA family ATPase, with amino-acid sequence MEERKIDLWIERFIRDSKLKGSIILSGNSSDIIRNRKTGKYEYISNYIIKLLNEESKFNNVIKWDRVDGIDYDVSKISNLTFSKEKTNQAPSNIYDLGDDLEDNQNNNQGPKYKDINEFFNYVLQQIKSKANNKICFIIDYSDYIFGSNASLSENERNWLAIIGKALRESMNYDMFDNDFKEQKRSIIIITNKLSTIPSSYYLNNPDVSSINIPSPGRLERESFVLNNESLISLDPPLDENRRNDFIDSLEGFKLKDIAQIMKLSMQTEPKLSADKIINLYKYGEKKSPWEDLSKSKLANIEKTLALRVKGQDEAIEKVKDVIIRAFTGFSGIQHSAKQKKPKGVLFFVGPTGVGKTELAKSLAEFLFGDENACIRFDMSEFNHEHSDQRLVGAPPGYVGYEEGGQLTNAIKEKPFSVLLFDEIEKAHGRILDKFLQILEDGRLTDGKGETVSFSESVIIFTSNIGASDIDYSTDKKQVYQKFLEHVKKTFC; translated from the coding sequence ATGGAAGAGAGAAAAATTGATTTATGGATTGAAAGGTTTATAAGAGATTCTAAATTAAAAGGCTCTATTATTTTAAGCGGAAACTCTTCTGATATAATAAGAAATAGAAAAACTGGAAAGTATGAATATATTTCAAATTATATTATTAAACTCTTAAATGAAGAAAGTAAATTTAATAATGTTATAAAATGGGATAGAGTTGACGGCATTGATTATGATGTTTCAAAAATATCTAATTTAACATTTTCTAAAGAGAAGACAAATCAAGCTCCAAGTAATATTTATGATTTGGGCGATGATTTAGAAGATAATCAAAATAATAATCAAGGACCTAAATATAAAGATATTAATGAGTTTTTTAATTATGTACTTCAGCAGATAAAATCAAAAGCAAATAATAAAATTTGTTTTATTATAGATTATTCTGATTATATATTTGGCTCTAATGCTTCTTTAAGTGAAAATGAAAGAAATTGGCTTGCTATAATAGGAAAGGCTTTAAGAGAATCTATGAATTATGATATGTTCGATAATGATTTTAAAGAACAAAAAAGATCTATAATCATAATTACAAATAAACTTTCTACAATACCTTCATCATACTATTTAAATAATCCTGATGTAAGCTCTATTAATATACCTTCTCCGGGAAGACTAGAAAGAGAAAGTTTTGTATTAAATAATGAAAGTTTAATAAGTTTAGATCCTCCATTAGATGAAAACAGAAGAAATGATTTTATAGATTCTTTGGAAGGATTCAAACTTAAAGACATAGCACAGATAATGAAACTTTCAATGCAGACAGAGCCCAAACTCAGTGCAGATAAAATAATTAATTTATATAAATACGGAGAGAAAAAAAGTCCTTGGGAGGATTTAAGTAAAAGTAAATTAGCTAATATAGAAAAAACTTTAGCTTTAAGAGTAAAAGGACAAGATGAGGCTATAGAAAAAGTAAAAGATGTAATAATAAGGGCGTTTACAGGTTTTTCTGGAATACAGCATTCAGCAAAACAAAAAAAGCCTAAGGGGGTATTATTTTTTGTAGGTCCTACGGGTGTAGGTAAAACAGAACTTGCAAAATCTTTGGCTGAGTTTTTATTTGGAGATGAAAATGCTTGTATAAGATTTGATATGTCAGAGTTTAATCATGAACACAGCGATCAAAGACTTGTAGGAGCTCCTCCGGGATATGTAGGCTATGAGGAAGGAGGTCAGCTTACTAATGCTATAAAAGAAAAGCCTTTCAGTGTACTTTTATTTGATGAAATAGAAAAAGCACATGGAAGAATACTTGATAAATTTTTGCAAATACTTGAAGACGGAAGATTAACTGACGGTAAAGGAGAGACAGTATCTTTTTCAGAATCTGTTATAATATTTACTTCAAATATAGGGGCAAGTGATATAGATTATAGTACTGATAAAAAGCAGGTATATCAAAAGTTTTTAGAGCATGTAAAAAAAACATTTTGTTGA
- a CDS encoding PIN domain-containing protein has translation MEISSISFSKPYIEYNSIVYHFTSRKSAAIEWLILELINRYSNEYSSISIKTILEDMLFIPDTDSLVLPSLIELINLRAVESDFYINENTSLSSIFPSQIRLTDLGKELQSKGLIPGKEAEDSVVFIYDIISNSLELENKIIFQINPTGIKLRDISDNNFVFDENKAKMILEELKNRNKFSWLHPTSEIRRIDRGSLRVIWIKFNDKINLLEDGKIELKDKKNDNNFNKSLIENINNIETLKNNYSSSIKLNNFDYSNFSKILDIYETSKIDEKLKNVLGSKDFVIVNKKLYEKDKIKTNSSLLLVYGSDDFSIDIKDKKMTLYIEDDMILENCIALNKDKTNVCISNFRVHNDFGDGVISLGYSISHQIDFNEISSELINKYQIKDARILLISLMIGGIEAFRNNVFNLFNIIENFDDALNFISDIINNAKALKLDDNQAKSIINHIFSNNKKVNDIKTINLLISYLMTIVNRKTLDNNSISKLYLSIIKKNNIKSLDYNDLNKLFDYLKHIKVEIKDIDSVSKNLYQNAFIDMMKKYMSDTEYRFEEFSSIEKSINSFANNIKSIEESLKLKTGDIYNNISASSLSYKIIEYYKTSKDKILNNLNNIDKILKDISSKLEITEEDFKNNGIINTALESIKSAVYKLNDKSINNFSKVYAVDTNVLINEPKIFDYIDSKTLLIIPITVIEELDKLKDKSDENIQFKAREAIRNIEANNNKANIRKEDYDNSILPEGFDKNKNDNKILAAAMKFLAKDVVLITDDNNLKVKADSQSIKYISLEDFKNNNLNKKDANQINNNQNKNNKKKKNKKDKN, from the coding sequence ATGGAAATATCATCAATATCTTTTTCTAAGCCTTATATTGAGTATAATTCTATTGTATACCATTTTACATCAAGGAAATCTGCTGCTATAGAATGGCTTATATTGGAATTAATAAACAGATACAGTAATGAATATAGCTCTATATCTATTAAAACAATACTTGAGGATATGCTTTTTATACCAGATACAGATTCTTTGGTACTGCCTTCACTTATAGAATTAATTAATTTAAGAGCTGTAGAAAGCGATTTTTATATAAATGAAAATACATCTTTAAGCAGTATTTTTCCATCTCAAATAAGGCTTACAGATTTAGGAAAAGAACTTCAGTCAAAAGGATTGATACCGGGAAAAGAGGCAGAAGACAGTGTAGTTTTTATTTATGATATAATTAGTAATAGTTTAGAGCTTGAAAATAAAATTATTTTTCAAATTAATCCTACTGGTATTAAATTAAGAGATATATCTGATAATAATTTTGTATTTGATGAAAATAAAGCTAAAATGATATTAGAAGAATTAAAAAATAGAAATAAATTCTCTTGGCTTCATCCTACTTCAGAAATAAGAAGAATTGACAGAGGTTCTCTGCGTGTTATTTGGATAAAGTTTAATGACAAAATAAATTTACTTGAAGATGGTAAAATAGAATTAAAAGATAAAAAAAATGACAATAATTTTAATAAATCATTAATAGAAAATATAAATAATATAGAAACACTCAAGAATAACTATAGCAGCAGTATTAAGTTAAATAATTTTGACTACAGTAATTTTTCTAAAATACTTGATATATATGAAACTTCAAAAATTGATGAAAAATTAAAAAATGTATTAGGAAGTAAAGATTTTGTTATAGTAAATAAAAAACTATATGAAAAAGATAAAATAAAAACAAACTCTAGTCTTTTATTAGTATATGGAAGCGATGATTTTTCTATAGATATAAAAGATAAAAAAATGACTTTATATATTGAAGATGACATGATATTAGAAAACTGCATTGCTTTAAATAAAGATAAAACTAATGTATGTATATCAAATTTTAGAGTTCATAATGATTTCGGAGATGGTGTTATTAGTTTAGGATATTCTATTTCTCATCAAATTGATTTTAATGAAATTTCTTCAGAGTTAATAAATAAATACCAGATAAAAGATGCAAGGATATTATTGATATCTTTAATGATAGGAGGAATTGAAGCATTCAGAAATAATGTTTTTAATTTGTTTAATATAATAGAAAACTTTGATGATGCTTTAAACTTTATATCAGATATAATTAATAATGCTAAAGCTTTAAAATTAGATGATAATCAGGCTAAAAGTATTATTAATCATATATTTTCAAACAATAAAAAAGTTAATGATATAAAAACTATAAACTTATTAATATCATATTTGATGACTATAGTTAATAGAAAAACACTTGATAATAATTCGATTTCAAAATTATATTTAAGCATCATTAAAAAAAATAATATAAAGTCTTTAGATTATAATGATTTAAACAAATTATTTGATTATCTAAAACATATAAAGGTAGAAATTAAAGATATTGACAGCGTATCTAAAAACTTATATCAGAATGCATTTATTGATATGATGAAAAAATATATGTCTGATACTGAATACAGATTTGAAGAGTTTTCATCTATAGAAAAATCTATTAATAGTTTTGCTAATAATATAAAAAGTATAGAAGAAAGTTTGAAATTAAAAACAGGAGATATTTATAATAATATATCAGCTTCATCTTTAAGTTATAAAATAATAGAATACTATAAAACCTCTAAAGATAAAATACTTAATAATTTAAATAATATAGATAAAATATTAAAAGATATATCATCAAAACTTGAAATCACCGAAGAAGACTTTAAAAATAATGGTATAATCAATACAGCATTGGAGAGTATAAAGTCAGCAGTTTATAAACTCAATGATAAATCAATAAATAATTTCAGTAAAGTTTATGCTGTTGATACAAATGTGCTTATTAATGAACCTAAAATATTTGATTATATAGATAGTAAAACTCTTTTAATAATACCAATTACAGTTATAGAAGAATTAGATAAATTAAAAGATAAGTCAGATGAAAATATACAATTTAAAGCTAGAGAAGCTATAAGAAATATAGAAGCTAATAATAATAAAGCAAACATAAGAAAAGAAGATTATGACAACAGCATACTTCCTGAAGGTTTTGATAAAAATAAAAATGATAATAAAATATTAGCCGCTGCAATGAAGTTTTTGGCTAAAGATGTCGTTCTTATAACAGATGATAATAATTTAAAAGTTAAAGCTGATTCTCAGAGTATAAAATATATTTCTTTAGAAGATTTCAAAAATAATAATTTGAATAAGAAAGATGCAAATCAAATAAATAATAATCAAAATAAAAATAATAAAAAAAAGAAAAATAAAAAAGATAAAAATTAA